One segment of Salvia splendens isolate huo1 chromosome 20, SspV2, whole genome shotgun sequence DNA contains the following:
- the LOC121781850 gene encoding putative receptor-like protein kinase At3g47110, which produces MLGGELNLHRYASSALPHGLMEIIDPQLQIGGFNVEFIAMVLDDSEDKIVAFKVLNLDVRGASKTFMAECRALGYIRHRNLVKLVSVCDIMDYKGNEFKALVYYFKFNGSLVKWLHNNMEESGRF; this is translated from the exons ATGTTAGGTGGGGAATTAAATCTCCACAGATATGCGAGTTCTGCTTTGCCACATGGATTAATGGAAATTATTGATCCACAATTACAGATAGGAGGTTTTAATGTGGAGTTTATAGCTATGGT TCTTGATGATTCGGAAGACAAGATTGTAGCATTCAAAGTGCTCAATCTTGATGTCAGAGGTGCCTCAAAGACATTCATGGCAGAGTGTAGAGCTTTGGGCTACATAAGACATAGGAATTTGGTGAAACTTGTAAGTGTTTGTGATATTATGGACTACAAAGGAAATGAGTTCAAAGCATTGGTGTATTATTTCAAATTCAATGGGAGTCTAGTCAAATGGTTGCACAACAACATGGAAGAAAGTGGAAGATTTTAA